A part of Miscanthus floridulus cultivar M001 chromosome 6, ASM1932011v1, whole genome shotgun sequence genomic DNA contains:
- the LOC136458940 gene encoding UDP-glycosyltransferase 88B1-like, with protein MAVMAQKTVILYPSLGVGHLNPMVELAKVFLRRGLAVIIAVVDMPDKDSVSAEALARLAAANPDIAFRLLPVPSYGTEPCSHPVMRTIDVLRVANPALLGFLRALPAVDAIVLDMFCMDALDVAADLNIPAYIFFSSALGDLAIMLHMPYYYPTAPSSFKDMPKTVLHFPGVPPIRALDMGAAMQDRDSDVAKARLSQCARMLEARGILVNSFDWLEARALEALSRGLCTPGSSAPPVHCIGPLVLPGNRGGASERHACLEWLDAQPDQSVVFLSFGSLGMFSAPQLREIAHGLENSGQRFLWVVRNPPEHRSNSVEPDLESLLPEGFLERTRERGFMVKNWAPQSEVLRHRSIAVFVTHCGWNSALEGIASGVPMICWPLYAEQKMNKVHMVEEIKVGVVMEGYEEELVKAEEVEEKVRLMMAPGSGDGKELRQRLLTAKEMTVEVLKEGGSSDVAFDAFLTDLLKNTCTDKSGL; from the coding sequence ATGGCCGTCATGGCGCAGAAGACCGTGATCCTCTACCCTTCTCTGGGAGTCGGCCATCTGAACCCCATGGTGGAGCTGGCCAAGGTCTTCCTCCGCCGCGGCCTAGCCGTCATCATCGCCGTCGTCGACATGCCCGACAAGGACTCTGTGTCGGCTGAGGCGCTGGCTCGCCTCGCCGCCGCCAACCCGGACATCGCGTTCCGCCTCCTCCCCGTCCCGTCCTACGGCACGGAGCCTTGCTCTCACCCGGTCATGCGCACCATCGACGTGCTCCGCGTCGCCAACCCCGCGCTTCTGGGCTTCCTGCGCGCGCTCCCCGCTGTCGACGCCATCGTGCTCGACATGTTCTGCATGGACGCGCTCGACGTCGCCGCCGACCTCAACATCCCGGCATACATCTTCTTCTCCTCCGCGCTAGGCGACCTCGCCATCATGCTCCACATGCCGTACTACTACCCTACCGCCCCGTCCTCGTTCAAGGACATGCCCAAGACCGTGCTGCACTTCCCTGGCGTGCCACCGATCCGCGCGCTCGACATGGGGGCGGCGATGCAGGACCGGGACAGCGACGTCGCCAAGGCACGCCTGTCCCAGTGCGCGCGCATGCTCGAAGCGAGGGGCATTCTCGTGAACAGCTTCGACTGGCTGGAGGCACGGGCCCTGGAAGCGCTGAGCCGTGGCCTCTGCACGCCGGGGAGCTCGGCTCCGCCAGTCCACTGCATCGGGCCGCTTGTCCTTCCCGGAAACAGGGGAGGGGCCAGCGAGAGGCACGCGTGTCTGGAGTGGCTGGACGCCCAGCCGGACCAGAGCGTTGTTTTCCTCAGCTTCGGCAGCCTGGGGATGTTCTCAGCGCCGCAGCTGAGAGAGATAGCACATGGGCTGGAGAACTCCGGGCAGAGGTTCCTGTGGGTCGTTCGGAACCCGCCTGAGCACCGGAGCAACTCCGTCGAGCCGGACCTGGAGTCGTTGCTTCCCGAGGGTTTCTTGGAGCGTACTAGGGAAAGGGGCTTCATGGTGAAGAACTGGGCGCCGCAGAGCGAGGTGCTACGGCACCGATCCATCGCCGTGTTCGTGACGCATTGTGGGTGGAACTCGGCGCTAGAGGGCATCGCGTCTGGCGTGCCGATGATCTGCTGGCCGTTATACGCGGAGCAGAAGATGAATAAGGTGCACATGGTCGAGGAGATAAAGGTTGGCGTGGTGATGGAGGGGTACGAGGAGGAGCTGGTAAAGGCAGAGGAGGTGGAAGAAAAGGTGAGGCTGATGATGGCGCCTGGGTCCGGCGACGGGAAGGAGCTTAGGCAGAGGCTCTTGACGGCCAAGGAGATGACTGTAGAGGTTCTCAAGGAAGGTGGCTCATCTGACGTGGCGTTTGACGCGTTCTTGACAGACTTGCTGAAGAATACCTGTACGGATAAAAGTGGCTTGTGA